Proteins encoded by one window of Winogradskyella sp. PG-2:
- a CDS encoding thioredoxin family protein, with protein sequence MKTNIVSIISSLILAFQLNAQSLNQEIITEGKTPYLLGKIDKSGLEGDNYKSWFNTNHKDYVPNTAITSQIASELRTYSITLFMGTWCGDSKKVVPRLYKVLEASNFPMNQLTVVAVSRQPGMYKQSPQHEEKGLNIHRVPTVIFYKNGTEVNRIVEHPVKTFEEDIQKIITNNDYKSNYQIVTKVDDIIKKKGIKGLKRKQKKLLKTYKEKVSSMYELNTYGRILFSTDRKEEAIAVFTLNTELFPDQARSFMSLANTLGVSGYKEKAIKVLEKAVILHPENEDLKENLKVIKSN encoded by the coding sequence ATGAAAACGAATATTGTATCAATCATAAGTTCACTTATATTAGCCTTTCAGCTCAATGCACAATCTTTAAATCAAGAAATAATTACAGAAGGAAAGACACCATATTTGCTTGGCAAAATAGATAAAAGCGGTTTAGAAGGAGATAATTATAAATCATGGTTCAATACAAATCACAAAGATTATGTACCAAATACTGCAATCACTAGCCAAATAGCTTCAGAATTAAGAACCTATTCAATAACTCTATTTATGGGCACATGGTGTGGAGATAGCAAAAAAGTAGTGCCAAGACTTTATAAAGTTTTAGAAGCTAGTAATTTCCCGATGAATCAATTAACCGTTGTAGCTGTTAGCAGACAACCTGGTATGTACAAACAAAGTCCTCAGCACGAAGAGAAAGGTTTAAATATACATCGTGTACCTACTGTAATTTTCTATAAAAATGGAACGGAAGTTAATCGTATTGTTGAGCACCCAGTTAAAACTTTTGAAGAAGACATTCAGAAAATCATCACTAATAATGACTATAAATCAAACTATCAAATCGTTACTAAAGTTGATGACATCATAAAAAAGAAAGGGATAAAAGGATTAAAAAGAAAGCAAAAAAAACTTTTAAAGACTTACAAAGAAAAAGTCTCTAGTATGTACGAGCTAAATACGTACGGTCGTATCCTCTTTAGTACTGATAGAAAAGAAGAAGCTATTGCCGTATTTACTTTAAATACAGAATTATTTCCCGACCAAGCAAGAAGTTTTATGAGTTTAGCGAATACTTTAGGTGTTTCTGGTTATAAAGAAAAAGCAATTAAAGTGCTTGAAAAAGCTGTGATTCTTCATCCTGAAAACGAAGACCTTAAAGAAAATTTGAAGGTCATAAAATCAAATTAA
- a CDS encoding nucleoid-associated protein yields the protein MIKRQKASIKSCIIHKVGNKFNDTKNAFSDTTIDFDEATYNLMLPYLLKPFVSATESYRFHHHSDIGLNEINTYSEQIFKDEADFVEVSKHIVTHLFEQSNSAQIKTGDVLVCHFENVQYEDYFTDAFGIYKIENKTEFFQTYLESGSYDILVQKGIQAKKVDKGCLILNTSDMEGKIVFSVDNNTYDTQYWIKSFLNIKYPDDSNQHTKNCIELCREFSKEVLQPNFGGQAQSNFLANTVDFFKENEIVNIETFKEQVFDEEDQIQLFEDYKKTYEAENKVLIRNQFDVSERVLKKQKQKIKTEIKLDTNIQIKLDVDAPDASAEYLERGYDDEKKMHFYKVFFNAEN from the coding sequence ATGATAAAAAGACAAAAAGCTTCAATCAAAAGTTGTATTATTCATAAAGTTGGCAACAAATTTAATGACACAAAAAATGCATTTTCAGATACTACTATAGATTTTGACGAAGCCACTTATAATCTTATGTTGCCATATCTATTAAAACCTTTTGTAAGTGCTACTGAAAGTTATCGTTTTCATCATCATAGTGATATAGGACTCAATGAGATTAACACTTATAGCGAGCAAATTTTTAAAGATGAAGCAGATTTTGTAGAAGTATCAAAACACATTGTAACACATCTATTTGAGCAAAGCAATTCTGCACAAATAAAAACAGGAGATGTCTTAGTTTGTCATTTTGAAAACGTGCAATACGAAGACTATTTCACAGATGCATTTGGCATCTATAAAATTGAAAATAAAACAGAGTTTTTTCAGACGTATTTAGAATCTGGTAGCTACGATATTTTAGTGCAAAAAGGCATACAAGCCAAAAAGGTAGATAAAGGCTGTTTAATCTTAAATACCTCTGATATGGAAGGCAAGATTGTATTTAGTGTAGATAACAATACTTACGACACGCAATACTGGATTAAAAGCTTCTTAAATATTAAATATCCTGATGACTCTAACCAACATACCAAGAACTGTATAGAGTTATGCAGAGAGTTTTCTAAAGAAGTATTACAACCAAATTTTGGCGGACAGGCCCAAAGTAATTTCTTAGCAAATACGGTTGATTTCTTCAAAGAAAATGAAATTGTAAATATCGAAACTTTTAAAGAACAAGTCTTTGACGAAGAAGATCAAATACAACTATTTGAAGACTATAAAAAAACCTACGAAGCTGAAAATAAGGTCCTCATTAGAAATCAATTTGATGTCTCTGAACGGGTCTTAAAAAAGCAAAAACAAAAGATTAAAACTGAGATTAAATTAGACACCAACATACAAATAAAGCTTGATGTGGATGCACCAGATGCATCAGCTGAATATTTAGAGCGTGGCTACGACGATGAGAAAAAAATGCATTTTTATAAGGTGTTTTTTAATGCTGAAAACTAA
- the lysS gene encoding lysine--tRNA ligase, whose translation MQLSEQELVRREKLEKLRALGINPYPADLFPVNHTSKQIKSDFTESKQVIIAGRLMAINVQGKASFAQLQDSEGRIQVYFNRDEICTGEDKSMYNDVFKKLIDLGDFVGIEGELFTTKVGEKTVMVKQFQLLSKALKPLPIPKQKDGVTYDAFTDPEQRYRQRYADLAVNPHVKEVFVKRTKLFNAMRQFFNDAGYFEVETPILQPIPGGAAARPFITHHNSLDIPLYMRIANELYLKRLIVGGFDGVYEFSKNFRNEGMDRTHNPEFTAMEIYVSYKDYNWMMDFCEQLLEHCAIAVNGTSEATFGEHNINFKAPYKRITMRDSILEFTGFDIYNKSEDEIRAAAKGMHIEVDETMGKGKLIDEIFGEKCEGKYIQPTFITDYPKEMSPLCKEHRENPELTERFELMVCGKEIANAYSELNDPIDQRERFEHQLKLAQKGDDEATEFIDHDFLRALEYGMPPTSGMGIGMDRLIMFLTNNQSIQEVLFFPQMRPEKKQVALSDNEKAIFEILKSQKRMDLTVLKSQSGLSNKGWDKGIKGLGKHGLTKVEKTDEGLFVEMV comes from the coding sequence ATGCAACTTTCAGAACAAGAATTAGTACGACGCGAAAAGTTAGAAAAATTACGTGCTTTAGGGATTAATCCTTATCCAGCAGATTTATTTCCAGTAAACCATACTTCAAAACAGATTAAATCTGATTTTACTGAGAGTAAACAGGTTATTATCGCAGGTCGTCTAATGGCTATTAATGTTCAAGGAAAAGCTTCTTTTGCGCAATTACAAGATAGCGAAGGTCGTATTCAGGTATATTTTAATAGAGACGAAATTTGTACTGGTGAAGATAAGTCCATGTACAATGATGTCTTTAAAAAACTAATTGATTTAGGAGATTTCGTTGGTATTGAAGGAGAACTTTTTACAACTAAGGTTGGTGAAAAAACCGTTATGGTGAAACAATTTCAACTACTAAGTAAAGCATTGAAACCATTACCAATTCCAAAACAAAAAGATGGAGTTACTTATGATGCGTTTACAGATCCTGAGCAACGTTATAGACAACGTTATGCTGATTTAGCTGTAAATCCACATGTCAAAGAGGTTTTCGTAAAGCGAACAAAGTTATTTAACGCCATGCGTCAGTTTTTCAATGATGCAGGTTATTTTGAAGTAGAGACACCTATCCTACAACCAATTCCCGGAGGTGCAGCGGCTCGTCCATTTATAACTCATCACAATAGTTTGGATATTCCATTATACATGCGAATAGCTAACGAGTTATACTTAAAACGTTTAATTGTTGGAGGTTTTGATGGAGTTTATGAATTTTCTAAAAACTTCCGTAACGAAGGGATGGATAGAACGCATAATCCTGAGTTTACTGCTATGGAAATTTATGTGTCTTACAAAGATTATAATTGGATGATGGATTTCTGCGAGCAACTCTTAGAGCATTGTGCTATTGCTGTAAACGGAACTTCTGAAGCAACTTTTGGTGAACACAATATCAACTTCAAAGCGCCATATAAGCGTATTACGATGCGTGATTCTATTTTAGAATTTACAGGGTTTGATATTTACAATAAATCTGAAGATGAAATTAGAGCTGCCGCGAAAGGTATGCATATCGAAGTCGATGAGACTATGGGTAAAGGCAAACTGATTGATGAGATTTTCGGTGAGAAATGTGAAGGCAAATACATACAACCAACGTTCATTACGGATTATCCAAAAGAAATGAGTCCATTGTGTAAAGAGCATAGAGAAAACCCTGAATTAACTGAGCGTTTTGAGTTAATGGTTTGCGGTAAAGAAATTGCAAATGCGTATTCTGAGTTAAATGATCCAATAGATCAGCGCGAGCGTTTTGAGCACCAATTAAAACTGGCTCAAAAAGGTGATGATGAAGCTACTGAGTTTATAGATCACGACTTTTTACGTGCTCTAGAATACGGAATGCCACCTACATCTGGAATGGGAATTGGTATGGATCGATTGATTATGTTCTTAACAAACAATCAAAGTATACAAGAAGTATTATTCTTCCCTCAGATGCGACCAGAGAAAAAACAAGTTGCTTTAAGCGACAATGAGAAAGCAATTTTTGAGATTTTAAAATCTCAAAAACGAATGGACTTAACAGTACTTAAATCTCAATCTGGATTAAGTAATAAAGGCTGGGATAAAGGCATAAAAGGTTTAGGCAAACATGGACTAACTAAGGTTGAAAAAACTGATGAAGGCTTGTTTGTAGAAATGGTATAA
- the lipB gene encoding lipoyl(octanoyl) transferase LipB: MNKIVQLQDLGLKDFKATWDYQEVLFKAILDTKIKNRREDAGLVTDNHFLFVEHPHVYTLGKSGDLSNLLLSEAQLNEKGATFYKINRGGDITYHGPGQIVGYPILDLDNFFTDIHKYLRFLEEMIILTLAEYGLKTERSPGETGVWIDVDTPFARKICAMGVRASRWVTMHGFALNVNADLGYFDNIIPCGIKGKAVTTLNNELGVEKVDEGEVKEKLLKHFKSLFNAKFV; encoded by the coding sequence TTGAATAAAATTGTACAGCTCCAGGATTTAGGTCTTAAAGATTTTAAAGCCACTTGGGATTATCAAGAAGTGCTTTTCAAAGCCATTTTAGATACCAAAATAAAGAATAGAAGAGAAGATGCAGGTTTGGTTACAGATAATCACTTTCTCTTTGTAGAGCATCCGCATGTCTATACATTAGGAAAAAGTGGAGATTTGTCTAATTTGTTACTTTCTGAAGCTCAACTTAACGAAAAAGGAGCCACATTTTATAAAATTAATAGAGGAGGGGATATAACTTATCATGGACCTGGACAAATTGTAGGTTACCCTATTTTAGATTTAGATAATTTCTTTACAGATATACACAAATATCTTCGCTTTTTAGAAGAGATGATTATTCTCACTTTAGCAGAATATGGATTGAAAACAGAACGAAGTCCTGGTGAAACTGGTGTATGGATAGATGTTGATACTCCGTTTGCGCGTAAAATTTGTGCTATGGGAGTAAGAGCAAGTCGCTGGGTAACCATGCATGGCTTTGCATTAAATGTTAATGCAGATTTAGGTTATTTTGATAATATTATTCCTTGTGGTATTAAAGGTAAAGCTGTGACCACTCTAAATAACGAATTGGGTGTTGAGAAAGTTGATGAAGGTGAAGTAAAAGAAAAGCTTTTAAAACATTTTAAAAGCCTTTTTAATGCGAAGTTCGTTTAA
- a CDS encoding ribonuclease HII — MTLQIQFSSFDLECGTDEAGRGCLAGPVTAAAVILPLSFNNTLLNDSKQLSEKNRTILKPLIESKAVTFAFQHIYETEIDNINILNASIKAMHGSIEKLKPIPKYIIVDGNKFKPYKSIPYQTIIKGDSKYLSIAAASVLAKTYRDEYMEKIHKEFPMYNWKQNKGYPTKEHRAAIKKYGITKYHRKSFRLLPEQYRLDI, encoded by the coding sequence TTGACGCTTCAAATTCAGTTTTCATCTTTCGATTTAGAATGTGGTACCGACGAGGCTGGTAGAGGTTGTTTGGCTGGCCCTGTTACTGCAGCAGCAGTTATCCTCCCTCTATCATTTAACAACACTTTATTAAATGACTCAAAACAACTTTCAGAGAAGAATAGAACTATTCTAAAGCCTCTTATTGAATCTAAAGCCGTAACGTTTGCATTTCAACATATTTATGAAACCGAGATTGATAATATTAATATCCTGAACGCATCTATAAAAGCAATGCATGGTTCTATTGAAAAACTTAAACCCATTCCTAAATACATAATAGTAGACGGCAACAAGTTTAAACCTTACAAATCCATTCCTTACCAAACCATTATTAAAGGAGATAGTAAATATTTAAGTATTGCAGCCGCTTCAGTATTGGCAAAAACGTATAGAGATGAATACATGGAAAAAATTCATAAAGAATTCCCCATGTATAATTGGAAACAGAATAAAGGTTATCCAACCAAAGAACATAGAGCAGCAATAAAAAAATATGGGATTACAAAATATCACAGAAAATCATTTAGATTATTACCTGAGCAATACCGTTTAGATATTTAA
- a CDS encoding M50 family metallopeptidase, producing MAKYFKTNYQAILGFILASIILVLIWRTYYGYYILYTFTILGTWFHEMGHGITSIIVGGSFTRLEIFNNGSGLAFSSYLDSNFYLDKNISLGLVSAAGLFGPPVIGSVFILMSKTYKRSKIILYLLSAVMLISVALWVRTSVGVVIILFLGVLILYIAIKGNETLQQLVVQFLGVIACIDTSKQINYLYTKSFVSNGIEKLSDTGSMAERIGFSHSFWATMILILSFSMLLYSLFLRNRIKRTSH from the coding sequence ATGGCTAAGTACTTTAAAACAAATTATCAAGCAATTCTAGGATTTATTCTAGCCTCAATTATTTTAGTTCTTATTTGGCGGACTTACTATGGGTATTACATTTTATATACATTTACTATTCTTGGCACTTGGTTTCACGAAATGGGTCATGGCATTACGTCTATAATTGTAGGCGGTAGTTTTACGAGATTAGAAATCTTTAATAATGGTTCTGGTTTAGCATTCAGTAGTTATTTGGATTCTAATTTTTATTTAGATAAGAATATTTCACTTGGATTAGTCTCAGCTGCTGGATTGTTTGGACCACCTGTAATAGGTTCTGTTTTTATTTTAATGAGTAAAACATATAAACGCTCTAAAATAATATTATATCTCCTTTCTGCAGTGATGCTAATATCTGTAGCCCTTTGGGTAAGAACTTCAGTAGGAGTAGTTATTATTTTATTTTTAGGAGTACTTATACTTTACATTGCCATCAAAGGAAATGAAACATTACAACAATTAGTAGTACAATTTCTAGGTGTAATTGCATGTATTGATACCTCTAAACAAATAAATTATTTATACACAAAAAGTTTTGTAAGCAATGGTATAGAAAAGCTATCAGATACAGGTTCTATGGCAGAGCGCATAGGGTTTTCTCATAGTTTTTGGGCAACTATGATTCTTATATTAAGTTTTTCAATGCTTTTATATAGCTTGTTTTTAAGGAATAGAATTAAACGAACTTCGCATTAA
- a CDS encoding response regulator transcription factor, with translation MRLKFVLLFFALSLFCEAQYSFSGYVNPDEWQNSVYLSIVEDYRKMSGVYSEQIIAKTIADESGFFEFKGNILDTENRIYRIHVDKCSDGQQDFNHFNGHCNDSEELLFIAKNTDTLKLPFSFGNQIFCSIESSNPKANAFVKIDSLKSDMRFAYGEFRSEANRKLNNKKWFKTLQYFGEALNEPIAELYIYSYLSDRTSDLHNYYVEDLKDNDYYDNLKSRLETNYPNAPYTRQYANELEADRYMLAASNGDINFNWNYYLYGIIAFSGILNLFLLYRNWQRRQSTTKDLKAKLSKQEQVVLDHLLQDKTNKDIAESLFLSVSTVKSHTNNIYKKLNVQSRDDAKSLFIK, from the coding sequence ATGCGATTAAAATTTGTTTTGCTCTTTTTTGCTTTATCACTGTTTTGCGAGGCGCAATATTCGTTTTCGGGTTATGTTAATCCAGATGAATGGCAGAATTCTGTATATCTCTCTATTGTTGAAGATTACCGAAAAATGTCTGGTGTATATTCCGAGCAAATTATTGCAAAAACTATTGCAGACGAATCTGGCTTTTTTGAATTTAAAGGCAATATACTCGATACCGAAAATCGAATTTATCGTATACATGTAGATAAATGTTCGGATGGTCAACAAGATTTTAATCACTTCAATGGCCACTGTAATGATAGTGAAGAACTCTTATTTATTGCAAAGAATACAGATACTTTAAAATTGCCTTTCTCTTTCGGGAATCAGATATTTTGTTCTATTGAATCGAGCAACCCAAAAGCTAATGCTTTTGTAAAAATAGATTCTCTTAAAAGTGATATGCGTTTTGCTTATGGCGAATTTAGAAGTGAAGCTAACAGAAAATTGAATAACAAGAAATGGTTTAAAACGCTTCAGTATTTTGGTGAAGCTTTAAATGAACCTATCGCAGAGCTATATATTTATTCCTATTTATCGGATAGAACTAGTGATTTACACAATTATTATGTCGAAGACTTAAAAGACAATGACTACTATGACAATCTCAAATCGAGACTAGAAACCAATTACCCAAATGCGCCTTATACGCGACAATATGCTAACGAACTAGAAGCAGATCGCTATATGTTGGCGGCTTCAAATGGGGACATAAATTTTAATTGGAATTATTATCTCTACGGAATTATAGCATTTTCTGGAATTCTGAATCTCTTTCTACTTTATCGTAACTGGCAACGTAGGCAATCAACAACTAAAGATTTAAAAGCAAAATTATCCAAGCAAGAGCAAGTGGTTTTAGATCATCTACTACAAGACAAAACGAATAAGGACATTGCAGAATCGCTTTTTTTAAGTGTTAGCACTGTAAAATCGCACACCAATAACATTTATAAAAAGTTAAATGTACAATCTAGAGATGACGCAAAGTCCCTGTTTATCAAATAG
- a CDS encoding DUF1573 domain-containing protein: MKRTINIVILLVLALSFFNAAPTEFDKSNSKVAIIKFKTQVVDYGTIIQNSEGTSLFTFTNKGDAPLLITNVKTICGCTVPSYSKTPILPGETGQLNIKYDTKRLGAFTKTITVTSNAESGNKILKIKGNIIAAK; this comes from the coding sequence ATGAAACGAACTATTAACATTGTAATCCTTTTAGTCTTAGCGTTAAGCTTTTTTAATGCAGCACCAACAGAATTTGACAAGAGCAACTCTAAAGTAGCTATCATAAAATTTAAAACACAAGTTGTTGATTATGGTACTATTATTCAAAATTCAGAAGGTACAAGTCTCTTCACGTTTACAAATAAAGGTGATGCCCCACTTTTAATCACAAATGTAAAAACCATTTGTGGTTGCACTGTTCCAAGTTATTCTAAAACACCTATTCTACCAGGTGAAACAGGTCAGTTAAACATTAAGTACGATACTAAAAGACTAGGAGCTTTTACCAAAACAATTACTGTGACTTCTAATGCTGAAAGCGGAAATAAAATCCTTAAGATTAAAGGGAATATTATCGCTGCTAAATAA
- a CDS encoding SusC/RagA family TonB-linked outer membrane protein → MKLKLTWLLTLFMAFVMQFSFAQEKTVTGTVTTASDGLPLPGASVIVKGTARGAQTDFDGKYTIKVDQGDVLVISYVGMEPSEVTIAAGNTYDVALEEGNTLDEVVVVGYGTTTKKAYAGTATVVKSEDIETKNFSNVSQSLAGEAAGVTVINTSGQPGTTSTVRIRGFGSINGNRSPLYVIDGVPFSGSLNSINPSDIKSTTILKDATATAIYGSRGANGVVLITTKGGSSTESYVELDVRTGINTQLIPRYDVISSPEESIALVWEGGLGRGRVTGNADPVAFANSYLFGNSVDPGYNMWNAADGGELIDPVTRSVRAGVTRKYDPLRYQDVAFNAAYRTEANLRMGGGNADSRYFVSFGFLDDNGYALNTGYKRYTTRINVNSKVKEWLTVGANLGYAFSESLNNGQTAGSENVFEFADKMQPFFPVYLRDDNAQLVPDPVFGGNQLDYGTPSGFRARPNANLLNPIGTALYDHVGTDRHELNGSFNAKFKITDALSFETTFGAQYSNAIFKSVGNPFYGTAVNDEGNITQSNTERLTTNFLQLLRYRKDFGDHSVEALVAHEGNRFETNFIESSKTKVVNPDIDELNQYIIQNGQVIGGRSARTLESYFAQINYDFDDKYYLTLSGRRDGSSKFAFNKWDNFGSIGAAWIISNEDFMSDSVFSYLKLKGSYGITGDETGVGFYTGIDTFSLNNNGAGAFSFPADTFQNPELTWETAVQYQAGVEFSLGSWLDGSIDYFIKDTENLFFTRANAASTGVATLTINEGVLRNNGLEFDFTGHIINSGDFKLDLSVNGAITDNEIKEMYISPQTGEQEILDNRNAPYGYSVGSSIFDFYIREWAGVDPSDGAPMWNQYYDDANDNGILDTGEELGLGLTQYLAANEDANIRKTITKDYSAATQKYVGKGGIPDVSGAFRLSAKYKNWNLSTQFTYQIGGYALDNQYGELMSDRFGAAGNNFHSDIRARWQNPGDITNVPALTDNAIVNGTSTSTRFLTKTDFLALNNILVGYTLPSKFLDKTGLDLVNVYVSGDNLFLTSAREGFNPRTSESGNTGRRLYAPLSTFTLGVRLKF, encoded by the coding sequence ATGAAATTAAAGTTAACATGGTTATTAACGCTTTTTATGGCGTTCGTGATGCAATTTTCTTTTGCACAAGAAAAAACTGTCACAGGTACAGTTACAACTGCTTCAGATGGTTTACCCCTTCCTGGTGCTAGTGTAATTGTAAAAGGTACCGCTCGTGGTGCTCAAACAGATTTTGATGGTAAGTATACTATTAAGGTTGATCAAGGAGATGTATTAGTAATTTCTTATGTAGGTATGGAGCCTTCTGAAGTTACAATCGCTGCTGGTAATACTTATGACGTAGCTTTAGAGGAGGGTAATACTCTTGATGAAGTTGTTGTTGTAGGTTATGGTACCACAACCAAAAAGGCGTACGCTGGTACGGCTACAGTGGTAAAATCTGAAGACATTGAGACGAAAAACTTCTCTAATGTATCTCAGTCACTTGCAGGTGAAGCTGCCGGTGTAACAGTAATTAACACATCCGGTCAGCCAGGTACAACTTCAACAGTACGTATTAGAGGTTTTGGTTCTATTAATGGGAATAGATCTCCTCTATATGTAATTGATGGAGTTCCTTTCTCTGGGAGTTTGAACTCAATTAACCCATCAGATATTAAATCAACAACGATCTTAAAGGATGCGACGGCAACTGCCATTTATGGTTCTCGTGGTGCGAATGGTGTAGTATTGATTACAACTAAAGGTGGAAGTTCTACTGAATCTTATGTTGAATTAGACGTAAGAACTGGTATCAATACACAATTAATTCCTCGTTACGACGTCATTAGTTCTCCAGAAGAGAGTATAGCTCTTGTTTGGGAAGGTGGCTTAGGAAGAGGACGTGTAACTGGTAATGCAGACCCTGTTGCTTTTGCAAATTCTTATTTATTTGGAAACAGTGTGGATCCAGGATATAATATGTGGAATGCTGCTGATGGTGGTGAATTAATTGATCCAGTAACTAGATCTGTAAGAGCAGGTGTTACAAGAAAATATGATCCTTTACGTTATCAAGATGTTGCTTTTAATGCAGCTTACAGAACAGAGGCTAACTTAAGAATGGGTGGTGGTAATGCTGATTCAAGATATTTTGTGTCTTTTGGTTTCTTAGATGACAATGGTTATGCTTTAAACACTGGTTATAAAAGATACACGACAAGAATTAATGTTAATTCTAAAGTTAAAGAGTGGTTAACTGTTGGTGCTAACTTAGGTTATGCATTTTCAGAAAGTTTAAATAATGGTCAAACAGCTGGTTCAGAAAACGTTTTTGAATTTGCTGATAAAATGCAACCATTTTTCCCAGTTTATTTAAGAGATGATAACGCTCAATTGGTACCAGATCCAGTTTTTGGTGGTAATCAGTTAGATTATGGAACTCCTTCTGGGTTTAGAGCAAGACCAAATGCCAACCTTTTAAATCCAATTGGTACTGCATTATATGATCATGTAGGTACAGATAGACATGAATTAAACGGTAGCTTTAATGCGAAGTTTAAAATAACTGATGCATTATCTTTTGAAACTACATTTGGAGCGCAATATTCAAATGCGATATTTAAATCTGTAGGTAATCCTTTTTATGGAACTGCAGTAAATGATGAAGGTAATATTACACAATCTAATACAGAAAGATTAACAACAAACTTCCTACAGTTATTACGTTACCGTAAAGATTTTGGAGATCACTCTGTAGAAGCATTAGTGGCGCATGAAGGTAATAGGTTTGAAACAAACTTTATTGAATCTTCAAAAACTAAGGTGGTTAACCCAGATATTGATGAGCTAAATCAATATATTATTCAGAATGGTCAAGTAATAGGTGGTAGATCTGCAAGAACTTTAGAGTCTTACTTTGCTCAGATTAATTATGATTTTGATGATAAATATTATTTAACATTATCTGGTCGTCGTGATGGGTCTTCTAAGTTCGCATTCAACAAATGGGATAACTTTGGTTCTATAGGTGCTGCTTGGATTATATCTAATGAAGATTTTATGTCTGATAGTGTATTTAGCTATTTAAAGTTAAAGGGTTCTTATGGTATTACAGGTGATGAAACTGGTGTAGGTTTCTACACAGGTATAGATACATTCAGTTTAAATAACAATGGTGCTGGTGCATTTTCTTTCCCAGCAGATACTTTCCAGAACCCTGAATTAACTTGGGAGACTGCAGTGCAGTACCAAGCTGGTGTAGAATTTAGTTTAGGTTCTTGGTTAGATGGTTCTATTGATTACTTTATCAAGGATACAGAAAATTTATTCTTCACAAGAGCGAATGCAGCATCTACAGGTGTAGCAACATTAACTATTAATGAAGGTGTTCTTAGAAACAATGGTTTAGAATTTGATTTTACTGGTCACATAATAAATTCAGGTGATTTTAAATTAGATTTATCTGTTAACGGAGCAATCACTGATAACGAAATTAAAGAAATGTATATCAGTCCTCAGACTGGAGAGCAAGAAATATTAGATAATAGAAACGCTCCTTATGGATATTCTGTAGGTAGTTCTATCTTTGATTTCTATATTAGAGAATGGGCTGGTGTAGATCCTTCAGATGGTGCCCCAATGTGGAATCAATATTATGATGATGCTAATGATAATGGTATTTTAGATACTGGTGAAGAACTTGGTTTAGGATTAACTCAGTATTTAGCAGCAAATGAAGATGCTAATATCAGAAAAACAATTACTAAGGATTACTCTGCAGCTACTCAAAAGTATGTAGGTAAAGGAGGTATTCCTGATGTATCTGGTGCTTTCCGTTTATCAGCTAAGTATAAGAACTGGAATCTTTCAACACAATTCACATATCAAATAGGAGGATACGCATTAGATAACCAATATGGTGAATTAATGAGTGATCGTTTTGGTGCCGCTGGTAATAACTTCCATTCAGATATTAGAGCTAGATGGCAAAATCCAGGTGATATCACTAACGTACCTGCATTAACAGATAATGCTATCGTTAATGGTACATCTACATCAACAAGATTTTTAACTAAAACTGACTTCCTTGCTTTAAATAATATTTTAGTAGGTTACACATTACCATCTAAATTCTTAGATAAAACAGGATTAGATTTAGTAAACGTATATGTCTCTGGTGATAACTTGTTTCTAACAAGTGCTAGAGAAGGTTTCAACCCAAGAACAAGTGAAAGTGGAAATACTGGTCGTAGATTATATGCGCCATTAAGTACATTTACATTAGGTGTGAGATTAAAATTTTAA
- a CDS encoding YqaE/Pmp3 family membrane protein translates to MSIWRVILSIFCPPLAVIDKGCGSFIITFLLWLCGWVPGVIAALVIINNPER, encoded by the coding sequence ATGAGTATCTGGCGTGTTATACTTTCCATTTTTTGCCCACCTTTAGCAGTAATAGATAAAGGCTGTGGTTCATTTATTATTACATTTTTATTATGGTTATGCGGTTGGGTTCCAGGCGTCATTGCAGCCTTAGTAATAATAAACAATCCTGAGCGATAA